A region of Massilia sp. KIM DNA encodes the following proteins:
- the ompA gene encoding outer membrane protein OmpA, with product MNKLATLMLAASAAMAGNAFAQSAPPYAPLTTDIKARTPYSAYVQDSRGVIARNPFGLCWRTGYWTPADAVPGCDAPLCVEPEKLENGKCVAPPPPPPPAAPVAEAPAPVAAAPVPTSEKVSYSADAFFDFDKAVLKPAGKASLDELVAKLGDMNLEVIIAVGHTDSIGTDAYNQKLSIRRAEAVKSYLKGKGVEENRIYTEGKGEKQPEADNKTAAGRAKNRRVEIEVVGTRTVNK from the coding sequence ATGAATAAACTGGCCACCCTCATGCTCGCAGCGTCGGCCGCGATGGCAGGTAACGCGTTCGCCCAGAGCGCGCCGCCGTATGCGCCGCTGACCACGGACATCAAGGCCCGTACTCCGTACAGCGCCTACGTCCAGGACAGCCGCGGCGTGATCGCCCGCAATCCTTTCGGCCTGTGCTGGCGCACCGGTTACTGGACCCCGGCCGATGCCGTGCCGGGCTGCGACGCGCCGCTGTGCGTGGAGCCGGAGAAGCTCGAGAACGGCAAGTGCGTCGCTCCGCCGCCGCCCCCGCCGCCGGCTGCCCCGGTCGCCGAAGCCCCTGCCCCGGTGGCCGCCGCCCCGGTGCCGACTTCGGAAAAGGTGAGCTACTCGGCTGACGCCTTCTTCGACTTCGACAAGGCCGTCCTGAAGCCGGCCGGCAAGGCCTCGCTGGACGAGCTGGTGGCGAAACTGGGCGACATGAACCTGGAAGTCATCATCGCCGTGGGCCACACCGACTCGATCGGCACCGACGCCTACAACCAGAAGCTGTCGATCCGCCGCGCCGAAGCCGTCAAGTCCTACCTGAAGGGCAAGGGCGTGGAAGAAAACCGCATCTACACCGAAGGCAAGGGCGAGAAGCAGCCTGAAGCGGACAACAAGACCGCCGCCGGCCGCGCCAAGAACCGCCGCGTGGAGATCGAAGTCGTCGGTACCCGTACCGTCAACAAGTAA
- the ubiG gene encoding bifunctional 2-polyprenyl-6-hydroxyphenol methylase/3-demethylubiquinol 3-O-methyltransferase UbiG, whose product MTTTNADPLEIQKFSELAHRWWDPTSEFRPLHEINPLRLEWINARAPLAGKNVIDIGCGGGVLSEAMARKGAKVTGIDLSKKALKVADLHSLESGVEVRYKLIAAEEMAAQEAGHFDVVTCMEMLEHVPDPAAIVQAAADLVKPGGHVFFSTLNRNPKSYLFAVIGAEYILRMLPRGTHDYGKFITPAELSQFARQAGLQVDGMKGLTYNPLTKIYSLNNDTDVNYMIACSKPL is encoded by the coding sequence ATGACGACGACCAACGCAGACCCCTTAGAAATCCAGAAATTCAGCGAACTGGCCCATCGCTGGTGGGACCCGACTTCCGAGTTCCGTCCGCTGCACGAGATCAACCCCTTGCGCCTCGAGTGGATCAACGCGCGCGCGCCCCTGGCCGGCAAGAACGTGATCGACATCGGTTGCGGCGGCGGGGTGCTGTCCGAAGCCATGGCGCGCAAGGGCGCCAAGGTGACCGGCATCGACCTGTCCAAGAAGGCCCTGAAGGTCGCCGACCTGCACAGCCTGGAATCCGGCGTCGAGGTGCGCTACAAGCTGATCGCCGCCGAAGAGATGGCGGCCCAGGAAGCCGGCCATTTCGACGTGGTGACCTGCATGGAAATGCTCGAGCACGTGCCGGACCCGGCCGCGATCGTCCAGGCCGCCGCCGACCTGGTCAAGCCAGGCGGCCACGTGTTCTTCTCGACCCTGAACCGCAATCCCAAGTCCTACCTGTTCGCAGTGATCGGCGCCGAGTACATCCTGCGCATGCTGCCGCGCGGCACCCACGACTACGGAAAGTTCATCACGCCGGCCGAGCTGTCGCAGTTCGCGCGCCAGGCCGGCCTGCAGGTGGACGGCATGAAGGGCCTGACCTACAACCCGCTGACCAAGATCTATTCGCTGAACAACGACACCGACGTGAACTACATGATCGCGTGCAGCAAACCCCTTTGA
- a CDS encoding HAD family hydrolase, producing MSFPTVLPAPRAILFDLDGTLADTAPDLAAAVNWLRTERGLDPTPYDILRPTASAGARGMIGAAFGLAPGDEGYEELRLAWFDRYQSAMWLHTVLFEGVPELLAGIEQAGMAWGIVTNKPARFTDPLVPNIGLAHAGCVVSGDTTPHPKPHPAPLLEGARRLGIAPEQCWYVGDDLRDIEAGRAAGMVTVACGWGYCGAIEPSSWGADYLLDTPQHLLETLRQVAEAARQGARVA from the coding sequence ATGAGCTTCCCCACCGTTCTGCCGGCACCGCGTGCCATCCTGTTCGATCTCGACGGCACGCTGGCCGACACGGCGCCCGACCTGGCTGCGGCCGTCAACTGGCTGCGCACCGAGCGCGGGCTGGACCCGACGCCCTACGACATCCTGCGCCCGACCGCCTCGGCCGGCGCGCGAGGCATGATCGGCGCCGCTTTCGGCCTGGCGCCGGGCGACGAGGGCTACGAAGAGCTGCGCCTGGCGTGGTTCGACCGCTACCAGTCGGCCATGTGGCTGCACACGGTGCTGTTCGAGGGCGTGCCGGAACTGCTGGCCGGCATCGAGCAGGCCGGCATGGCCTGGGGCATCGTCACCAACAAGCCGGCCCGCTTCACTGACCCGCTGGTGCCGAACATCGGCCTGGCGCACGCCGGCTGCGTCGTCTCGGGCGACACCACGCCCCACCCCAAGCCCCACCCTGCCCCGCTGCTGGAAGGCGCGCGCCGGCTGGGGATCGCACCGGAACAGTGCTGGTACGTGGGCGACGACCTGCGCGACATCGAAGCCGGCCGCGCGGCCGGCATGGTGACGGTGGCCTGCGGCTGGGGCTATTGCGGCGCCATCGAACCCTCGAGCTGGGGCGCCGACTATCTGCTGGACACCCCCCAGCACCTGCTGGAGACCCTGCGCCAGGTGGCCGAGGCGGCGCGCCAGGGCGCGCGCGTGGCCTGA
- a CDS encoding glycine zipper 2TM domain-containing protein → METTQSTNRIHPLMAAAAASVVIVSLTGAAAITGLLPTSKSAPEPTLANPQLAAMAAASQYGAQPGALPGAPVAPQMAMPLNAAPMGAYPQAQAVPAGYAQPQAAPVAYAQPQPAPQPTVIIKEKPVVKVVEKTRVVHAAPKPVRYEEPRYHPQPAPAPAQPNYVGIGTGAVIGGLIGNQIGGGSGKKIATVAGVIGGGIIGNEIANRNR, encoded by the coding sequence ATGGAAACGACTCAGAGCACCAACCGCATCCACCCGCTGATGGCAGCCGCTGCCGCATCGGTGGTCATCGTCAGCCTGACCGGCGCCGCCGCGATCACCGGCCTGCTGCCGACCTCGAAGAGCGCGCCTGAGCCGACTCTGGCCAACCCGCAGCTGGCCGCGATGGCCGCCGCCTCGCAGTACGGCGCGCAGCCCGGCGCCCTGCCGGGCGCACCGGTCGCGCCGCAGATGGCGATGCCGCTGAACGCCGCGCCGATGGGCGCCTACCCGCAAGCCCAGGCCGTGCCGGCAGGCTACGCCCAGCCGCAGGCGGCCCCGGTGGCCTATGCCCAGCCGCAGCCCGCCCCGCAGCCGACCGTGATCATCAAGGAAAAGCCGGTCGTGAAGGTGGTCGAGAAGACCCGCGTGGTGCACGCCGCGCCGAAGCCGGTTCGCTATGAAGAGCCGCGCTACCACCCGCAACCGGCGCCCGCTCCGGCCCAGCCTAACTACGTCGGCATCGGCACCGGCGCCGTGATCGGCGGCCTGATCGGCAACCAGATCGGCGGCGGCAGCGGCAAGAAGATCGCGACCGTGGCCGGCGTGATCGGCGGCGGCATCATCGGCAACGAGATCGCCAACCGCAACCGCTAA
- a CDS encoding bifunctional 2-polyprenyl-6-hydroxyphenol methylase/3-demethylubiquinol 3-O-methyltransferase UbiG — MLTGAINGQNGLAPDEAERERGLKALRQENFEVIVRYAMRHARPGARRLLDVGSAHGWFLEIARKQFQVLGIEPDEAVGKRAAARGLPVRTGYFPDALADGERFDIIVFNDVIEHIPDIHSALASCHERLDEGGILILNIPSSRGFFYRLSKLLARVGWRAPFERLWQKDLPSPHVHYFNPGNLRQLVAGQGFELADATELPALRAQGLLERMRCTGDMGPVMLYAQYLAILCLIPVLRMFPSDIIVGVFRKKAAD, encoded by the coding sequence ATGCTGACTGGCGCCATCAATGGGCAGAACGGACTCGCACCCGACGAGGCGGAACGCGAACGCGGCCTGAAGGCTTTACGTCAGGAGAACTTCGAGGTCATCGTGCGCTACGCCATGCGCCATGCACGGCCCGGCGCGCGCCGCCTGCTCGATGTCGGCAGCGCCCACGGCTGGTTTCTGGAAATCGCCCGCAAGCAGTTCCAGGTGCTGGGCATCGAGCCCGACGAGGCGGTCGGCAAGCGCGCCGCCGCGCGCGGACTGCCCGTGCGAACCGGCTATTTCCCGGATGCGCTCGCCGACGGCGAGCGTTTCGACATCATCGTGTTCAACGACGTCATCGAGCATATCCCCGACATCCACAGCGCCTTGGCGTCCTGCCACGAGCGGCTGGACGAGGGCGGGATCCTGATCCTCAACATCCCGAGCAGCCGCGGCTTCTTCTACCGCCTGTCGAAGCTGCTTGCCCGCGTGGGCTGGCGCGCCCCCTTCGAGCGCCTGTGGCAAAAGGACTTGCCTTCGCCCCATGTCCACTATTTCAACCCGGGCAATCTGCGTCAACTGGTGGCAGGGCAGGGCTTCGAACTGGCCGATGCGACCGAGTTGCCGGCCTTGCGCGCCCAGGGCTTGCTGGAGCGGATGCGCTGCACCGGCGACATGGGGCCGGTCATGCTGTACGCGCAATACCTGGCGATCCTGTGCCTGATTCCGGTGCTGCGCATGTTCCCGAGCGACATCATCGTCGGCGTGTTCAGAAAAAAAGCCGCGGACTGA
- a CDS encoding acyltransferase, protein MKRLQSVDVMRVIAIIAVIAIHTIPFTPPSVPIGQSVDLATIVNGLARFAVPLFFILSGYFWAKKIESARTVWAPSLAMGKRIALLFVVWSLIYLIPFDFAEVFADGPSGFLDHLSRSIHTQLGRPVTVFFQGTEQHLWFLMALLWSLGISALLIGLRQRGLLIALGIALFAFGLAGKAYSGTPLGFKTGFNLRNGPFFSLIFFVTGVLLAGTGKPLPRLRTGLWIASAGIVLQFVELAILHEGWGVSMSQDYVLSTFVFGLGAAIIALSNSPRLHLARAAAIGPLVLGIYSAHIIFVELFRPANAILGGNWLWSIAYVLIVFALSYALARFLARFSATRQLVM, encoded by the coding sequence ATGAAGCGACTGCAGAGTGTCGACGTCATGCGCGTGATCGCGATCATCGCCGTGATCGCGATCCACACGATTCCATTCACGCCGCCCTCGGTCCCCATCGGACAGTCCGTCGACCTGGCCACCATCGTCAACGGCCTGGCCCGCTTCGCCGTCCCGCTCTTCTTCATCCTGTCGGGCTACTTCTGGGCCAAGAAGATCGAGAGCGCCCGCACGGTGTGGGCGCCCAGCCTGGCCATGGGCAAGCGCATCGCCCTCCTCTTCGTCGTTTGGTCCCTCATCTACCTGATCCCCTTCGACTTCGCCGAAGTCTTCGCCGACGGACCTTCGGGATTTCTCGACCACCTGAGCCGGAGCATCCACACCCAGCTCGGCAGGCCGGTGACCGTCTTTTTCCAGGGGACCGAGCAGCATCTGTGGTTCCTCATGGCGCTGCTATGGAGCCTGGGGATCTCGGCGCTGCTGATCGGCCTGCGGCAGCGAGGGCTGCTGATTGCGCTGGGGATCGCGCTGTTCGCCTTCGGGCTGGCCGGGAAGGCCTACAGCGGCACGCCCCTGGGTTTCAAAACCGGCTTCAATCTCCGCAACGGCCCTTTTTTCTCGCTGATTTTCTTCGTCACGGGCGTCCTGCTCGCCGGGACCGGCAAGCCACTGCCGCGTTTGCGCACGGGTTTATGGATCGCATCGGCCGGCATCGTGTTGCAGTTCGTCGAACTGGCGATACTGCACGAAGGCTGGGGCGTTTCAATGAGCCAGGATTACGTCTTGAGCACCTTCGTGTTCGGGCTCGGCGCTGCGATCATTGCCCTTTCAAATTCTCCCCGGCTGCATCTTGCGCGCGCCGCCGCGATCGGCCCGCTCGTATTGGGCATCTATTCCGCGCACATAATCTTTGTGGAATTGTTCAGACCAGCCAATGCCATCCTCGGAGGAAACTGGTTATGGTCAATTGCGTATGTGCTGATCGTATTCGCCTTGTCGTACGCGCTGGCCCGTTTCCTGGCGCGCTTTTCGGCGACGAGACAATTGGTCATGTAA